The DNA segment CATTATTGTTCATCAAATCATTCAGATATTTTAACGGCTTAAACTTTTCGTTCTGCCAGCCCATCTCGAAAATCTCTGGTTTGCTTGCTTCGTAAAGATTAAGCATTGTATTTGTAATAACGCGGAACTTTTCTTTGCCTTCATCTTTCTGATAAATTATTTCCAGAGTATTTCGCAAGGCTTCAAGTTTTTCTAAATCTCCGGGAAGTTTATTAATTTCATCAAGACTGATATCAAGTTCGCTTAAAAATTCGTCTGCTTCATCAATACTTTGTCCAATCAAGTCAAGAAGATATTCAATATCTTTTGCAGGGAACTCATCTCCATCATCGCCGGTTGCATAATCTGTAAGGGCCTGCTGCATGTATTTAAATACATTTACATAATCTACAATGATACCGCTTGTCTTTCCGGGATAAACACGGTTTGCTCGGGCAATTGCCTGCATAAGAGTATGGCCTTTCATAGGCTTATCAAGATAGAGCGTAGAAAGATTTGGAACATCAAAACCTGTAAGCCACATTGCACAAACAAAAACAAGCTGCAACGGATCATTTTTATCTTTGAAGCGGTCTTCAATATCTACTCCATCTACAATCTTATTCATCTTGTCGCGGTGAGGTTTTATGTTTAGCCCCTGTTCGGCAAACTTCTTTTCTTCGTCTGCATCTTCAGAAATGATTACAGCCATTTCTACATTGTTCATGTAATCCAGGCGGGCTGTAATTTCATCCCGTTCTTCTTTTGTGGCAGCACTATTTCTGTCCTTTATAAGCTGTTTCTTTTCTTCTTCCCAGTAATGCTGAACTTTGTCGTACATTTTTACAGCTGTAAACTTATCTACAGAAACAACCATTCCCTTTCCAAGAAAACCACGGCGAGGAAAATGATGAGCAATATCTTGAGCAATTTTATCAAGACGTTCATCGCGTTTTAGGACTTCAATTATCTTGCTGCCGGAGTCTTCCAGTTTTTTGATTTCTTCTTCATTAAGATTTTCATCTTCAATAATGTCTACAATATCATCATCAAGGAAGTTATTTGTAAGACCGACTTCAGGCACACGGCGGCTGTAGAACAAAGGAACAGTACTTCCATCTTCTACCGACTGTGCAAAATTGTATTCAGAGACATAATCACCAAACCACTGGTTCGTCAGGCGTTTTGAACCAAGCAGCGGAGTTCCTGTAAAGGCAATAAAGTTTGCATTTGGCAAGGCGGTGTGCATGTTTTCCGCAAGATCTTTGTACTGGGTTCGGTGCGCTTCATCAATCAAAACAAAAATATCATTACGCTCACTGAGAACAGGATATTTCTTTCCTTTATCATAACGGAATTTATGAATCATAGAGAAAATGAATTTCTTGTTGCTCTTAAGATATTCACGCAGCTGTTCCGAGTTTTTAGGCTGACATTCTTCTTTATTTCCGATAACTTCTGTGCGTACAAAGTTTTTGTAGATCTGAGTATCAAGGTCTGTTCGATCCGTAACAATAAAGAACGTAAAGTTTCCCTTTAATTTGCGGGCACATTTTCTTGCAAAGAAAACCATGGAATATGACTTACCGGAACCCTGAGTATGCCAGAAAACACCAAGCTTTCCCCTAAGTTCTTCGCGGCGTTCAACGTTTTGCATAAGGTTATTAACACCAAGGAACTGATGGTTCTTTGCTATAATTTTGACTTTCTGATTCTGGAACAAAATAAAGTTTTCAATATAGTCAATTAAATGTTCTTTTTTACAAAGACCACGTGCAAAGTATTCAATTGAAACTCCTCGTTCTTTTATGTCCTTGCGGTTTGGTTTTTCGTTTTCACTTTCGACTTTAAGCCATTCAAAGAAAAATTCGTAATCAGAATTCCATGCACCAAGGCGAGTTTCCAAACCATTACTCAAAACACAAATCTGATTGAAGGCGAAAAGGTTCGGGATATCTTTTTTATAATCTGTAAGATTCTTATTAAAGGCTTCTTCTATTTTGATAATGGCATTTTTAAGTTCAACAAAAACAAGAGGTAACCCGTTTACAAAAATGATTACATCAGGCCTGCGCCAGTAATACTGTCCCTGAATCCACATCTGGGAAACAGCGGTAAAAATGTTGTTTTTAGGATTTTCAAAATCAATGAGTTTAACAAAATCAAAAGTTTGCCTGCCATTCTGCTTGAATTCAACTTTGCGGCCGTTTCGAATCAAATTGTAATTGTCGTAATTGGTCTTTACCATGTCGCTGCCGGTAAAGTCGCGGCACAATTCGCGGATTACAGAATCAATATTTTCGGAAGGAATATCAGGATTAATTTTGTAGAGAGCTTTTTTTACAATTTCCGGCAAAACACATTGTTTCTTTGAAGTTCGGTTTGTTGCATCAGGTTGTTCTTTAAGATTTGGATTTGAATCACACTGAATAAAATCATAATTCAGTTCATCGCTTTTAAGAATATTTATTAGAGAAACTTCAATGTCATCTTCGGTAATGTAATTTGCCATAAACTGTTACTCCTACCATAACCTGATCAACTTATACAAGAATGCATTTTTATATAATTTTGTTTTGCCAACTTTTTCTTCAATCAGAATCCCAGCTTCTGTCAGTTCATGCAGATACTTGCTTGAAGTGTTTCTGCTGATGCCAAGCTTTTCGCAAAGAAATTCATTTTTGGTATAAAAATCAAAAAACAAATGCTCAACAAGTTCCTGTGAATAAATCTTTGGACATCGCTCCTTTATCAGACTAGATGCATCATTCATTGTTTTCATAAAGGAATTTATAAAATTTAGAGTAAAATCTGACATTTCATAAACTCCCTGAATCATGAACAGAACAAAATCTTTTATCTTTGATAAATCCTGTTGTGTGGAGTTTAATAATTCATAATATTTTTTGCGGTTCTGGTTTATATATTTACTTAAATACAAAATCGGAATATCAAGTTTTTTTGCTAGAGTTAAATAGAGAATGTTTATCATTCGGCCTGTTCGACCGTTACCATCATAAAACGGATGAATGGATTCAAACTGAAAATGAATTACCGC comes from the Treponema rectale genome and includes:
- a CDS encoding type I restriction endonuclease subunit R, translated to MANYITEDDIEVSLINILKSDELNYDFIQCDSNPNLKEQPDATNRTSKKQCVLPEIVKKALYKINPDIPSENIDSVIRELCRDFTGSDMVKTNYDNYNLIRNGRKVEFKQNGRQTFDFVKLIDFENPKNNIFTAVSQMWIQGQYYWRRPDVIIFVNGLPLVFVELKNAIIKIEEAFNKNLTDYKKDIPNLFAFNQICVLSNGLETRLGAWNSDYEFFFEWLKVESENEKPNRKDIKERGVSIEYFARGLCKKEHLIDYIENFILFQNQKVKIIAKNHQFLGVNNLMQNVERREELRGKLGVFWHTQGSGKSYSMVFFARKCARKLKGNFTFFIVTDRTDLDTQIYKNFVRTEVIGNKEECQPKNSEQLREYLKSNKKFIFSMIHKFRYDKGKKYPVLSERNDIFVLIDEAHRTQYKDLAENMHTALPNANFIAFTGTPLLGSKRLTNQWFGDYVSEYNFAQSVEDGSTVPLFYSRRVPEVGLTNNFLDDDIVDIIEDENLNEEEIKKLEDSGSKIIEVLKRDERLDKIAQDIAHHFPRRGFLGKGMVVSVDKFTAVKMYDKVQHYWEEEKKQLIKDRNSAATKEERDEITARLDYMNNVEMAVIISEDADEEKKFAEQGLNIKPHRDKMNKIVDGVDIEDRFKDKNDPLQLVFVCAMWLTGFDVPNLSTLYLDKPMKGHTLMQAIARANRVYPGKTSGIIVDYVNVFKYMQQALTDYATGDDGDEFPAKDIEYLLDLIGQSIDEADEFLSELDISLDEINKLPGDLEKLEALRNTLEIIYQKDEGKEKFRVITNTMLNLYEASKPEIFEMGWQNEKFKPLKYLNDLMNNNVDDEKLDRAKARMQALLDTSVSSEKPCHAELDSASPDGKTLKQVQGDDNYLIHEFKVIDLSKVNVEELRKEIHKAQYKAIEIDDMKEFIQKMLQIMINKNTTRISFSERFKNIIDQYNAGGSENEDYYEQLLQLIEDMKNEDKRAETEGLTEEELEMFDLLIKGRKLTKDEEQKVKLAAKNLYKKLTEEKQNLFVVDWYKDEQASTTVKDAIISSLDADLPQSFDKEAFDSKINLLLNHFVDMSVQHYGWFNNVA
- a CDS encoding Fic family protein, which gives rise to MTKLPYNIDFDDIQILKALNNANHKLGQLNGAINLLPNPYVIFNAITLGEAKESSEIENIVTTFDEIFKEMSYSKTNPASKEVLNYRQAMLKGYNLVKENGFLSVNHIIQIHHIVEPEAGDLRKLPGTVIMNTKTGETLHTPPQNYEEISDYLTNLEKYINIKDLEDTDAILKMAVIHFQFESIHPFYDGNGRTGRMINILYLTLAKKLDIPILYLSKYINQNRKKYYELLNSTQQDLSKIKDFVLFMIQGVYEMSDFTLNFINSFMKTMNDASSLIKERCPKIYSQELVEHLFFDFYTKNEFLCEKLGISRNTSSKYLHELTEAGILIEEKVGKTKLYKNAFLYKLIRLW